From the genome of Streptomyces sp. S4.7:
GCGCGATCGGTCCGAAGCCGACGCACTCCCGTACGCCCTGCCAGGCGGACGCGGGCCGGGGCGCCTTGAAGCGGTCGGGGCCGAACGGCGGTGCGGCGTACGGGATCCCGAGCACCGCGACCACGCCGGGGGCGGTCCGGCGGCCTCGCACCCGCCCGTTGGCTGTCGAGAAGAGATGATCCACGCGCGCACTTTATGCGACGGGTTCTGCGCCCTTTTCACCGCCGCGCCCGCCCGGGCCCCCGCCCACACCCCTGTCCCCGCCCCGGTCGCGCACCAGCAGGTCGATGCCGTCCAACATGCGTTCGAGACCGAAGACGAACTCGTGGTCGGGGCTCTCCGGCTCCTCCGGTACGTCCATCACCCCCGCCGCCAGCATCTCCGCGACGGACGGGAAGCGCGCCGGGTCGGCCAGCCTCTGCAGCGTGTGCCCGTATCCGGCGAGTACGGCTTCCGCCGATCTGCCGCTCGCCTCGACGGCGGCGGCCAGGTCCGCCATCAGCGTCGCCTCGTGCCGCACATGGCCGTTGACCATCAGGATCACCGACAGCTTCTCGCTCCAGTCGAGCCGGGTCCCCTCCAGCGCGACCAGCCCCCACTCCCACCAGGCGACCATCCGGGGTGTGGCGGGCGGGCTGGAGATCGGGATACGGAGCGCCCACAGGTTCCGGTAGCAGATCCGGCGCATCTCCCACGCCCACTCGGCCATCGCCGTACGCCAGTCGGTGCCCGGTGCGGGCAGCGCCGGCGGGTCGCCGATGATCGCCTCCTGCATCAGTACGTACAGCTCGTCCTTGGCCGCCACGTACCGGTAGAGCGACATCGGCGAGACACCGAGCTTCTTGGCGATCCGGCCCATCGAGACCGCGGGCAGCCCTTCGGTGGCGGCGATGGTGACGGCCGTGTCGACGATCCGGGCCAGGCTGAGACCGGGCTTGCGCCCCTTCGTCGGGCGCGCCCGCAGTCCCCAGGCGGCTTCGATGCTGGGCGGCAGCCCCGTACCGCCGTCGCCGCGCTCCCCCGCGCGCTCCCCCGTGGTCTCGTCCGCGCTCTCGTCCGCGCTCTCGTCCGTCACGTCCGTGCCTCCGCCTTCCCCCGCTCGTCCTGCCGCTCCGCTTGACGCCATCCTAGTTATGCGTAACCCTTACACATCAAGCGTAAGGGTTACGCATAAGGCGTCAAGCCCATGAAACGCGACGGAGGAGCGGTGGCCATGAGCCCCCAGAGACGAGCCATCAGCGCCATCGGGCTGGAGAAGTCCTACGGGCGCGGGGACGAGCGGGTGAAGGTGCTCGACGGCATCGACCTGTCCGTCGAGCGCGGCACGGTCTTCTCCCTCCTCGGCCCGAACGGCGCCGGCAAGACCACCGCCGTACGGATCCTGGCCACGCTCGCGGACGCGGACGGCGGCGCCGCCCAGGTGGCGGGTTACGACGTACGGACCCAGCGGCGCCAGGTGCGCCGGGCCGTGAGCCTGACCGGCCAGTTCGCCTCGGTCGACGAGAAGCAGACCGGCGAGGAGAACCTGCGCATGATGGCGCGCCTCCACGGCCTGTCACGCGCGGACGCGCGCCGCCGGGCCGCGGACCTGCTGGAGCGGTTCGACCTCACCTCCGCGGGGCGGCGGCTCACCCACACGTACTCGGGCGGGATGCGGCGGCGGCTCGATCTGGCCGCCGGGCTGGTCGGCGAGCCGGAGGTCGTCTTCCTCGACGAGCCGACGACCGGGCTCGACCCGCGCAGCCGGCAGGAGCTGTGGCAGGTGGTGCGCGAGCTGTCGGCGGGCGGCTCCACGGTCTTCCTCACCACCCAGTACCTGGAGGAGGCGGACCGGTTGGCGGACCGTATCGCCGTACTCGACGGCGGCCGGCTGGTCGCCGAGGGCACGGCGCGGGAGCTGAAGGCCCGGGTCTCCGGACACCGTCTCGACCTGGTGGTCGCCGACGCGGCGGCGTACGAACGCCTCGCGCCGCTCGCCGTACGGCGCTCCCCCGACACACTCACGCTCGGTCTGCCGACGGACGGCACGGCGACGCGGGTACGGGCGCTGCTGGACGAGGTCGATCCGGCGCGCCGCGACGTCGTGAGCTTCGCGGTGCACAGCGTGACGCTGGACGACGTGTTCCTGGCCCTGACGGGCCGGGGCGCAGCCCGTACACCCGGGAACGACCCCCTGACCACCGAGGAGCCGACCCATGTCTGACACGGCGACGTCCGACACCGCGACGACGGCCCCGGCGGGCCGGGCGCTGAACAACACCCTTGTCATGACGGGCCGTTCGATCCGGCTGAGCAGCCGCAACGTCGACGCCGTCTTCACCTCGCTCATGCTGCCGGTCATGCTGATGCTGATCTTCGTCTACCTCTTCGGCGGCGCCATCGACACCGGCACGGGCGGGCCGTACGTCTCCTACGTCGTGCCCGGTGTCCTGCTGCTCTGCGCCGGTTTCGGCTCCTCCGGCACGGCGGTGAGCGTCAACGAGGACATGAAGGGCGGCATCGTCGACCGCCTCCGCTCGCTCGATGTCGGCGGCACGGCGATCCTGGCCGGCCATGTCGCTTCGAGCACCGTCCGCAACGTCGTCTCGACGGTCCTGGTCCTCGGTGTGGCCCTGCTGATCGGCTTCCGCCCCACCCCGACCCTCCCGGCCGCCCTCGCGGCGGCGGGCCTGCTGCTCGCCTTCATCCTTGCGATCTCCTGGCTGGCGGCGGCGGTGGGTCTGCTCACCAAGTCCCCGGAGGCGGCGGGCTCCTTCTCGTTCTTCATGATGTTCCTGACCTACCCGAGCAGCACGTTCGCCCCGATCGCGGCGATGCCGTCCTGGCTCCACGGCTTCGCGTACAACCAGCCGGTCACCCCCGTGATCGAATCCCTCCGCGGCCTCCTCCTGAACGAACCGGTGGGCTCGGACCCATGGGTGGCGCTGGCCTGGTGCGCGGGGATTCTGCTGGTGGCGGTGGGTGTCTCGGGCCGGCTGTTCAGGATCCGGACGGCGTGAGAGGGCCCGGCACCGGGGCGTGAGCCGGGGTCACCGCCCGCCCCGCTCAGAACACGTCCGGGCACCAGGGGCGGCGTGAGGTGCGGAACAGGGTGTCCGTGCGGGACGCCGCGTCCGGCTTGTCCTCCGTCACCGTGCCCAGTGCCGCCAGCCGGACCGCCGATTCGTCGCCCAGGTAGAGCGCGCCCAACTCCCTCACGTCCAGCGTCAGATCGGGCGACTGCGTCGTCGGGGCGCAGGTCGTGCCCGTGGGGGTCGCGTCCAGGCGGAAGCGGCCCGAGGCGAGGGACGCGCGGTCGTGGATGTCCAGGACCAGGGTGCCGGAGGCCGCGTACGTACGGGATTCCAGCGCGCGTACGGTGTCGAGGATCCGCACCCACAAGAAGTCCGCCTGGGTGACGATCCTGGCCGCGCGGGGGTCCGGGAGGAAGAAGGGGACCAGGTCGTCGGGGGCGCGGTGGCCGGTGCGGACCGTGGTGATCCAGTCGATCGAGCAGACGTAACGCCACAGCGCGCGCTCCGCCGCCGTCGTCACGGCGATCGCGTCGAGCACCGTCGCCGTGTTCAGCGGCTGCTTGGCGTCGCCCCACACCTCGTCCGCCCGGTACGTCAGCAGGC
Proteins encoded in this window:
- a CDS encoding TetR/AcrR family transcriptional regulator translates to MPPSIEAAWGLRARPTKGRKPGLSLARIVDTAVTIAATEGLPAVSMGRIAKKLGVSPMSLYRYVAAKDELYVLMQEAIIGDPPALPAPGTDWRTAMAEWAWEMRRICYRNLWALRIPISSPPATPRMVAWWEWGLVALEGTRLDWSEKLSVILMVNGHVRHEATLMADLAAAVEASGRSAEAVLAGYGHTLQRLADPARFPSVAEMLAAGVMDVPEEPESPDHEFVFGLERMLDGIDLLVRDRGGDRGVGGGPGGRGGEKGAEPVA
- a CDS encoding ATP-binding cassette domain-containing protein translates to MSPQRRAISAIGLEKSYGRGDERVKVLDGIDLSVERGTVFSLLGPNGAGKTTAVRILATLADADGGAAQVAGYDVRTQRRQVRRAVSLTGQFASVDEKQTGEENLRMMARLHGLSRADARRRAADLLERFDLTSAGRRLTHTYSGGMRRRLDLAAGLVGEPEVVFLDEPTTGLDPRSRQELWQVVRELSAGGSTVFLTTQYLEEADRLADRIAVLDGGRLVAEGTARELKARVSGHRLDLVVADAAAYERLAPLAVRRSPDTLTLGLPTDGTATRVRALLDEVDPARRDVVSFAVHSVTLDDVFLALTGRGAARTPGNDPLTTEEPTHV
- a CDS encoding ABC transporter permease; amino-acid sequence: MTGRSIRLSSRNVDAVFTSLMLPVMLMLIFVYLFGGAIDTGTGGPYVSYVVPGVLLLCAGFGSSGTAVSVNEDMKGGIVDRLRSLDVGGTAILAGHVASSTVRNVVSTVLVLGVALLIGFRPTPTLPAALAAAGLLLAFILAISWLAAAVGLLTKSPEAAGSFSFFMMFLTYPSSTFAPIAAMPSWLHGFAYNQPVTPVIESLRGLLLNEPVGSDPWVALAWCAGILLVAVGVSGRLFRIRTA